In the Catenovulum adriaticum genome, CTTGCTTAAATTTTGTTTTCAGTCAACTTCTGAAAAAACGTTTTGGCAGCAAGAGCTGGGTGAAACTTACGTTAGCCAATTGAATGACAAATTAGCTGAGCTAACCACAGAGCCAACATTGTTTTCATTCCTTCCGATTCACCCTTGGCAGTGGGTTAATTTACAGCAAACATTAGCCGCCGCAATTGATAATCAGCAATTATATTATTTAGGCGCGGCGGGTGATTTTTATCAGGCTAGTATTTCGGTAAGAACCTTAATTAATGTCAGTCGCCCTAATAAAGCAAATATCAAACTGCCGTTAAATATGGTTAATACGTCCTCCGTTAGAAGTATAGAAAATCATTCAATTTGCACCGCCCCCGTGCTTTCAAATTGGCTCAATCAGTTATATGAATCTGATACTTTTTTACAAAAAAATATGGTTTTCTTATCTGAATACGCTGGGATTAGCATCGCCAGCGAAAATATAAATAGTCAACCTTGGTTAACAAAATTAGCTGATCAATTAGGCGTTATTTTTAGGCTAAGTGTTAATAACTACTCTAATCCTAAACAGACTATTCCGTTTGTCGCTTTAACGGTAATCGAACAAGATAATAAACCCTTTATCGACTCTTGGATTCAAACCCATGGTTGTAAAAAATGGTTACAGCGCTTGCTTAATATCAGCATGATTCCAGTTTGGCATTTATTAGTTAAACACGGCATTGCGCTTGAAGCACATGCACAAAATATGTTGATTGAACACCAACAAGGTTGGCCAAAAAAAGTAATTCTGAGAGATTTTCATGAAAGCTTAGAATACGTACACAGTTATCTTGAAAAGCCCCAATTAGCGCCTGAGTTTAATAAATTAAATCCGTGTTACCAAAAGAGCAAACCCAATCAATATTATTGGATGAGCGATGTTGAAGCATTAAGGGAGTTATTTGTTGATACCTTGTTGGTATTTAACTTATCTGATCTGGCCGTATTGCTTGAATCTTATTATCAGTTTTCAGAGCAAGATTTTTGGCAAGTGGTTTACCAAGCATTTAAAGATTATGAAAATGCCGCGCTCACCAGCCCTGCTCGTTTGCAACAAATAAATATTTTCGAGCCCAGTATTCAAACCGAATCTTTGCTCAATAAAAAATTAAATGGCAGTGCCAGTCGTGAATTTCATCACGACATACAAAACCCGCTGGCCCGCGCTAGCTCGCAGACCAACCATAAAAAACGATCTTTAATTGCCGCGATAACTCAAGACAAACCAGAGAAAGTATAATGTTTACCATAAATGATACCTTTTATAGCAAATTAGACGTTGCTAAACAGCAGGCCGCGTACCTTGATTATGATTTACTTAATCAACAGCATGCCATCGCCGTTTGTGTTGAAGATAATTTTATCTGGCTAACGCTCTGTTTTTATCTAAAATCCAGAAAAATATCAGCCATGCCAATTCATTCGGGCATCCCGCTAGACAATGCGAAAAAAATGGCCGAAAAAGCCGGTTGTGGTTTATTAATTTATAAAGATTTAACTCAGATGATATCGCTCAAATCCGCTGTTAAAAAATTATCTGAAAATCACAGTATACACGCCGGCATTATTCAAATGAGCTCAGGCACCACAGGCGAGCCTAAATGTATTTTGCGTAGCTGGGCTGATATTGATATTGAAATTGACAGCTATTGCCGGGCATTCACAGCGGCCAACAGCATGACGCCTGTTATCGCCTGCCCCGTAACCCATTCATACGGATTAATTTGCGGAGTAATGGTAGCGTTAGCCCGAGATAAAATGCCTAAAATAATCACCAGTATTAATCCTAAATATTTAATTAAAGTGTTGAAAAATTGCGATAAGCCTTTGCTGTATTCGTCACCAGTTATGCTGCAAGGGCTCGCCAAGTTATGGCCTAAAGGCGATAACTTATTTGCGGCAATGACTTCAGGTTCAACTATGTCTGGTCCGGTATTTGAACAAATACAACTGAACGTTAAGCATTTATACCAACAGTACGGATGCTCTGAGGCCGGCTGTATCAGTATCAGTCAGCATCCAAAAGCAGCTAATGATTTGGGCGTGCCTTTACCGCACGTACAACTTGAAGCCAGCCATGATATCAACCAACCCACTGAAATTATCGCCCATATTGAAACCGCCTCCGGTTTAAAAACCATACATACACAAGACACAGGGTTTATAAACCAAAATGGCGATTTACATTTTGTTGCCCGCTTAGACGATACCATTATCGTGTCTGGTTTAAATGTATATCCGAATGAAATAGAAAATATTATTTTAACTCACCCCCAAATTACCGACTGTGTTGTGTTTAAAGTTAGCGATACGATTGCCGGTCAACGCATCGCATTGCAGTATGTCGCTATGCCGGAGGTTGAACCAGCCGCTATTCGCGCTTGGTGTAGCCAGCATTTGGCCACTTTTCAAGTGCCGCAAATGGTACAGCCAGTCAAACAAGTGGAACGTATGGCAAATAGTAAAGTTAATCGTAAGCAACTAGCCATAGCCTTTAATGCTTTACCAGCTTAATGATGGTAACCAACAACATGAATGAATCTGTTATGCAAAAAAATACCCTGATTGAAGCTATTAAAAATATTTTGATAAGCGAAATTCCCACTGCAAATATGGCCGCATTCAGTCCAACCGCCAGGTTGAATCAAGACCTATATTTAGATTCGGTTCTAGTGATGCAATTATTAATTAGTTTAGAATTAGAGCTTTCAATAGACGTACCGGATGAAGCGCTAAACGCCAAAGATTTTGAAACCATAGATAGTTTAAGTGAATTTGTATTAAGTAGAATTGCTTCAAATACAAATCCAACAGCAAGCTCGAATGCCAGTGACACCACTGACGAATTTGAAGATATTAAAGTGCACTGTTTTGTGAGTTGCTTGTCTGAATGCATAAAGGCTCATCCGCTTGTTGATCATCGACCATTTTATTTTGGCGTTTGGGATGCGGAGGTCGTCGTAACTGATAATTATAAAATTCATTATCATGCTGATGATTTAAATCATGATTTTTTCTGCTATTGGTTTAATCTACTTTATGGCATACAGGTTAAACCTTGGTATCGGCCTCAAAAATCTAAAACCGAAAACATTTCTTTTTTATTGAGTTTAATTGAACACAAAGCCGACAGTCAGCACATTATGGTAATGTTAGATATGTTTTTACTACCTGAGCGCGAAAACAAATTTAATCAAAACCCTTTTCCTCATTATGTGATGTTAGAAAAGAGCAAAAATCCCGATAATTTATTTATGTGGGATCCTGACTTTCGTTGGCAAGGTGAACAAAACAAGCAGCAGGTATTAGCAGCCATTGAGTCTGACGCCGTTGCAGGCGGGTATTTATTTGACAGCGATGAAATCACCCCTACTAGCAGTAAAGCAATTTATGATTATTTTATTGCTTGCTTCAAACTCAATACCAACCCCATGACTAATGCGGTGCGAAACATCATAAACGCACATATTGAACAAAGAGATGATTTAACCCCGGCAGGTTTAAACCAAGCACTCACAAATTTACCTGTGCTTGCGATACGAAAATATGCTTACGAGCACGGATTGGCATTTTTTATGTTAGCACTTGAAATGGACTTTGATGAATTTGAAAGTTGGTGTGATTTAATTGAACAATTGGTATCTGGCTATAAACAAATTCAATTTAGAGCAATGAAAGTTGCTGCTAACTTTAATGAGGCAACTCATAGTAATAGTG is a window encoding:
- a CDS encoding AMP-binding protein, coding for MFTINDTFYSKLDVAKQQAAYLDYDLLNQQHAIAVCVEDNFIWLTLCFYLKSRKISAMPIHSGIPLDNAKKMAEKAGCGLLIYKDLTQMISLKSAVKKLSENHSIHAGIIQMSSGTTGEPKCILRSWADIDIEIDSYCRAFTAANSMTPVIACPVTHSYGLICGVMVALARDKMPKIITSINPKYLIKVLKNCDKPLLYSSPVMLQGLAKLWPKGDNLFAAMTSGSTMSGPVFEQIQLNVKHLYQQYGCSEAGCISISQHPKAANDLGVPLPHVQLEASHDINQPTEIIAHIETASGLKTIHTQDTGFINQNGDLHFVARLDDTIIVSGLNVYPNEIENIILTHPQITDCVVFKVSDTIAGQRIALQYVAMPEVEPAAIRAWCSQHLATFQVPQMVQPVKQVERMANSKVNRKQLAIAFNALPA
- a CDS encoding DUF6005 family protein, with product MQKNTLIEAIKNILISEIPTANMAAFSPTARLNQDLYLDSVLVMQLLISLELELSIDVPDEALNAKDFETIDSLSEFVLSRIASNTNPTASSNASDTTDEFEDIKVHCFVSCLSECIKAHPLVDHRPFYFGVWDAEVVVTDNYKIHYHADDLNHDFFCYWFNLLYGIQVKPWYRPQKSKTENISFLLSLIEHKADSQHIMVMLDMFLLPERENKFNQNPFPHYVMLEKSKNPDNLFMWDPDFRWQGEQNKQQVLAAIESDAVAGGYLFDSDEITPTSSKAIYDYFIACFKLNTNPMTNAVRNIINAHIEQRDDLTPAGLNQALTNLPVLAIRKYAYEHGLAFFMLALEMDFDEFESWCDLIEQLVSGYKQIQFRAMKVAANFNEATHSNSDHLVNEITQLLALQDEREFKIKRRLAALFNQWTQQIKLTTDTQDAEVCI
- a CDS encoding IucA/IucC family protein — protein: MLNRIEHTNVPLKNARENQPNLVINRVVRQLLEAILFEKVCQYQHLDGYFYFMLGHTQYKTKGKITGFSRIRLDASQMHAYKNSKWQAIQLAELVANLPAKQHVKNKLITELNQTIALCNWNNQFLSQLSSRRDLSYAELESAIDEGHPYHPCFKARTGFSDSDHKNYGPEAANHFQLHWIALHSSLLKFCFQSTSEKTFWQQELGETYVSQLNDKLAELTTEPTLFSFLPIHPWQWVNLQQTLAAAIDNQQLYYLGAAGDFYQASISVRTLINVSRPNKANIKLPLNMVNTSSVRSIENHSICTAPVLSNWLNQLYESDTFLQKNMVFLSEYAGISIASENINSQPWLTKLADQLGVIFRLSVNNYSNPKQTIPFVALTVIEQDNKPFIDSWIQTHGCKKWLQRLLNISMIPVWHLLVKHGIALEAHAQNMLIEHQQGWPKKVILRDFHESLEYVHSYLEKPQLAPEFNKLNPCYQKSKPNQYYWMSDVEALRELFVDTLLVFNLSDLAVLLESYYQFSEQDFWQVVYQAFKDYENAALTSPARLQQINIFEPSIQTESLLNKKLNGSASREFHHDIQNPLARASSQTNHKKRSLIAAITQDKPEKV